In Vibrio kanaloae, the genomic stretch TTGCCATCTTTACTTTGGCTTCAAGTTTGAATGATGCGGAGGCGGTCAACGTCGCTGGTTCAATGCGTATGCAGAGCTACCGCTTAGCCCATGATATTCAAATAGAATCAGTTGATTATGATTCTCATATTCACGAGTTTGAGCGCTCGCTTTACTCTCCATCCATGACCAAGTTGGTCAGTTGGAATGTTCCTACGGACATCACAGAAGATTATTACTTGATCATTGGTCGTTGGCATGAATTGAAGCGTGTTTTGAATAGCGAAGATCGTAAGCACTATTTAGTGTTAGTCGAAAACTTCGTGAATGAGATAGACCATTTTGTTTTCAAGCTTCAACAGTTCTCAGAGAATAAGCTGATAAAATTAGCGTGGGCTGGTGGCGTAGGGCTAGGTGGTATTCTCGTCATATCTCTTTTTGTTGTTCACTTCGTACGTAAACAGGTTGTTAAACCTCTCCATGCGTTGGTTGGAGCAAGTCAGCGAATAAAGAACAGTGACTTTGAGGTTCAGTTGGAAGTAACGAACAGCAATGAACTCGGTATTTTGACCAAAACGTTCAACTCAATGGCCAAAGATTTGGGTGTGCTATACCGAAATCTTGAAGATGTCGTTGATGCCAAAACAGTTGAACTGCAAAATGCCAATCAATCATTGCAGGCGCTCTATTATTCCTCACAAGAACTCACAGTGACGCGTATTGCCCCAGAAAACTTTAGAGCGATCTTACAACACTTAGCTAGCCTTGAAGGAATCGAATCATTAAGGTTAGAGATTGTTGATAATTCAGGTCGGTCACTTATTCTGGATGAAGGTTACGACTCAAATTGTAACTATGAAAAATTTGAGATGAAGTTGGATGATAACGAACTGATTTTGGGTTATTTGTATTGCGCATATCATCATGGGCACTCAACAAAAACTTTGATTGAAAGCTTTATTCAATTGCTATCGCGAGCGATCTATTATAATCGTGCTCAAAAGAAAGCTGAGCAGCTTATCATTATGGAAGAGCGTGCGACGATAGCGCGTGAACTGCACGATTCATTGGCCCAATCTCTTTCATATTTGAAGATTCAAGTCACTTTGTTAAAGCGTGTTGTTAGCAAACTACCTGAACATAAACACAGAGAGCAGTCAGAACAGATAGCCTCTGAGATAGGGGTTGGTTTAGCTAATGCCTATACTCAACTTCGGGAGCTGCTCACTACATTTAGGTTATCTATCAAAGAAGGTAGCTTTGGAGATGCTTTGGGTACGATGCTCGAACAACTCAATGAGCGTACCGATGCGAAGATTAGTTTAACCAATAATCTTTCATCTATTGAACTTGATGCTCATAGTCAAGTTCACCTGCTTCAATTGATTCGTGAGGCAACAATAAACGCCATAAAACACGCTAATGCAGACTTGATAGATGTATGCTGCATAAATGAAAATGGTGAAGTATTAGTTGTGATTAAGGATAATGGAGATGGCTTTGATCCCAGTAGTTCTAAAATGAACCACTATGGAATGAGCATCATGCAGGAGCGAGCGGCAAGACTGAATGGCGACTTAACGGTTGAAGCAGCAAAAGGTGAAGGCTGTACAGTCATATTAAAATATAAAATTTTGAAGGAAGTTCAAGTTGACGATTTGTAAAGTAATACTGGTTGATGATCATCCATTGATGCGCAGAGGTATAAGCCAATTACTGAGCTTTGAAGATGAATTCGAAGTGATTGCGGAAGCAAGCAATGGCACTGAAGCGATCGCTCTTGCTCATGAAGAAGAACCTGATTTGATCCTGTTGGATCTTAATATGAAGGGGATGTCAGGGCTCGATACTTTAAAAGCGCTTCGTACTGATGGGTCGAGCGCTAACATTGTTATTTTAACTGTCTCGGATAGTCCTGCAGATATTGAAGCTATAGTAAAAGCAGGTGCTGACGGTTACTTGTTGAAAGACACTGAACCTGATGAATTGATTGAGTTACTTAAGCAAGCGCATAGTGGCGACAAGGCCTACAGCGATGTTGTTGCTCGCTATTTGAGTGATACCGTCAGTCGTAAAGATATCTTCGATCAGCTGACTGAACGTGAAATGCAGATCCTTCAAGAAGTCGCAAAAGGTTATCGTAATAAGCAGATCGCTGATCACTTGTTCATTTCTGAATCGACGGTTAAGGTACATATGAAGAGCCTACTGAAAAAGCTACAGGTGCCTTCACGTACCGCCGCAACCGTTCTTTACCTAGAACGTTACGGAGAAATGAAGTAGGGCTTATTCCTTTGCAATTAAACTATTTTAAGCTGTACTGCTTAGTTTCGATGCCTAATTTACATGTGATCGCTTTTGTTGAAATCAGAACGCGAAGCTAAATAGATAAAAAGAGACACAAAAAAGCACTGACCTTATTAAGTTCAGTGCCTTTTTATTTAAGCATTTTATATCGGTACTGTGGTTCGTATTACTAAGCTGTTGCTCTTACGAACGTTAGGCTTACGCCGTCATTGGAACCAATACCAGCGTACCGAAGATAACCGTAATAAGACCACAAATTACGGGTACAGAAGTACGTTTAACGACTTCGAATGGACTAATTTTACCCATACCAGATGTAGCAACAACCACACCAGATACTGGAGAGATGGTACGGCCTAAGTTAGATGCTTGGAGCATTGGGATAATGAGGAATGCTGGGTTCAAGCCCATCTTAGCTGCCAGTGATGGAGCCAGTTCTACGAAAGCATAGAAAGGTGCGTTACCAGAGCCGGTCGCGATAGCCGCAGCAACCGTTAGGCCCGTTAGGATAAGCATTAAGGCAATACCACCAGCACCTGCCGATTCAGCAAGGCCGATTAGGTTATCAATCGCACCTATAGACATTAAGCCTTGAGCAAACACACCTGCCGCAACCAAAAGCATTACCACGCCTTTAAATGCTTCTGCCATACCTTGATAGCAAGAATCTAGGTCTTCCAGTGTTTTTTCTCCGTCGAATTTCTTAACAACGTAATCGATGAGCGCACCTACGAAGATAGAGCCAACTACGATGGTGTAGATATCAAGTGAAAGCCCCGGAATAGTGCGGCCGTTGAATAGGAAAACACCGATGATAGGTAGAAATGGTAATGCAGCGTAGAAAGCGGGTGCTGTTGTTTCAATTTCAGAAACGTCTACTTTTTCCATGGGGGTATTTTCTTTCTTATCTAGGTACTTGTTCCAGAAGAAAGCTGCAGCAGCCATCACGATGATTGCACAGATGGACACTGGTAGTACCGTTTGAACGGCAAACACATCTAAAGACATTCCGGATTTTTCAGCGGCAATAACAACATCACCAGATGTTGGTGAAAGGATGATTGCCGCAGGTGACGCACAAACCGCGACAGCTGCTGGGCGAGAAATACCCATTGCTGTCATCATTGGGAATAAGGTCGCCATCAACAACACCCCCAGACCAGTTGCCGAACTGACTGCAAGTGACATCAAACAAGCCACAATGTAAGCCGCTACTAGCAACACATAAGGAGATTTGATCACAGCAAGCGGTTTAGAGAACTGTTTCACTACCACGTTGTTCGCACCGATGTGTGTCATGTAAGAAGCAAAACCACACAAAAGCATGATCTGCATGCCTAGGCCGCCACCTCGATATTGGAGCATGTACTTAACGAATTCTAGTGAGTCGGTAACCACATTACCTGTTGAAGCGACTTTAGCTGGTAAAACGGTATGGCCAATAAGGCCAGTAATAAGAAGTAGGGCAAGGCCAGCAGTCAGTAATACACCTGCTGCCTTGTAGCCTTTGACAATAAAGTAACCAACAGCGATGGTAATCACTAATCCGATCAAGAGCTCTAACATAGAAATCTCCGCAAAGTTTAAAAAATATAAGAAAGTGTTTCAGAATATGATCATGAATGTACAGAAAACTGCGCTGTGGCACGAGGTATAGTTGAGGTTGGTATGATCTAAAACAAACATTTTTTTTGATGTTAATTCTGGTTATAAATCATGAATAACTAGTGTTGTTTAGATGTTAATTGGTGTTTCTCTTTAGTTTAAAGAATATAGAACGGATCACTTTAAAGCACTTTGTAGGTGTGATAGACGAAGTTGATAGAACTTGAGAAGCTTTGAGGCAAAAGCATAAAACATTGCGATAAATACATTTAATTAATTTTAGTCCCTAGTGAGTTAGCCTGTGTTGATGAACAAGCCGTATCGTATATGTGTACTTGGTTACGACCATTATGTTTTGCAGCATACAGAGCCTCGTCAGCCCGCTTCATCCAAGTATCAATTTCTTCATTAGAAATAAGTTCAGCAATACCAATACTCAAGTTAATTTGACAAGGTGCTGAATTTCGCCCTGCCGAAACTAGGTTAGAGAAATGCTTCACGATATCATTTGCCTCTTTTTTTGAAGTATCAATCAGCAAGAGTAAAAATTCATCCCCACCAAGCCTAAATAAAATATCACTTTTTCGTGTGTTGGCCTTAACTGTATCCACTACTTCTTTAATGATTTGATCCCCTACATCATGACCGTACAAATCATTGACTTGCTTAAAATAATCAATATCAATGATTGCTATAGAAGATTTACTTGGCGACTGTTGATTTGGCATATTCTTATCGGCTGCGTTTTGTAAAAATGTCTCCAGTTGATAGCGGTTAAATGCGCCAGTTAAAGAGTCTTTGGTAGACAGGTTACGAAGTTCATGTTGTAACTTACGAATGGCCTCAATGGCAAAGTGAGAGATGAAAGAGCAACAAAGCAGCGCTAAAAAAAAGCGAAGGGTAATCGAGAGGGGTTGATGCTGTAAAGCCACCATGCTTGTCCCTAGGATAATAATACCATTGGTGGCAATAGCTAAGCGTTGAGGGATAACAAATACAATGGCTGTGATGATTGGAAATACCCAGTACGTTACAAGAGTTCCAAATATATCCACACTTAAAATAATCGAAAATGTAATAAGAGTTAGTGGGATCAAATGACCAATTATTTTTTTATGAAAGTATAAGGCGACATAAACTTCAATCAGCAAGGTAGCTAAAAAAGAGAGTAAAATTAAAGCGAGAAAAGCTTCACCAATAACAAAATTCTTGATGATCAATGGTAAGAAAGTGAGCATTGCAACTAACACGATAAACTTCAATACTCTTCTTTTATTATGCAAATCGAATAGAGCATCGGTGTCGCTGTCGAACATGAACTTACGTCTATTCATACTAAAATACCTTGTTATATTGTTCGCTGGTAAAGCAGTAGTATGTATTAATGCAAACGTGCACATGGACAAAACAATCGCTCTTGAAGCTTTGCTCGAACCCAGTTGAATATCGTGTCAGCATCTACTTTTAGTTAAGCGTATTACGAGTCATATCACAATCATTATGTTATCTATACTCTGAAGTTGAGAAGTAACAGGGATCATTAATAGATGACTTAAGGCCATTCTGGCGTCTTAAAGCCTAAATATAAAGATGGTAGAGGCGAAGATGAATACAGATTCAGTGAACATTGAGATATCTGTATTCATGTAGAGTGCGATTCTACAAATACTAGCATTTATAGAATCGTCATTGACGGGCTTAAGGCTGATAGCATTCGGTAATGCTCACAAAAAAGTCCTCATAGTAATATGAGGACTTTAAATAGGGGTTAAACAGCGTTGTTACTGGCGCATTAAGCGGATTGCCCTACTTTAAAAATTAAGCATACTGCTCTACCGTCATCGCCCAGTTTTTCTTCTGTTGCTCAAAATTCATTTTGATTTGCTGATAACGAACTTTAAGTACAGAGTGTTCATATTTTTTCACCACGTCTTCTCGTTTGCTTTCAAGTAATTGTTTTTTGACTGCGTAGTATTCGTTCATGTTTGATACCAGTGCGTCGAACTCTTTTTGAAGCTTGTCTGCGATCTGCTGTTTGTCAGCGCGGTGCATGATTTTTTGTTGCGTCCGCTTCAGTAACATTGATGCTTCAGCTTTCTCAATACGTGCTTGAGGCGTTTTCTTAAGCTTGCTTGCTAAGCCCATCAATGAAGCACTCTTAATTAACCACTTTGTTGGATCGTATTGCCACCAATAAATACCATTACGATAGTCATTCTCAAAGATATGGTGGAAGTTATGATAGCCCTCGCCAAAAGTAAGGACAGCAAGTACACCGTTGTCACGCGCTGTGTTTTTATCAGTAAAGGGTTGGCTACCCCAAATATGAGCGAGAGAGTTAATAAAAAATGTGGTGTGGTGGTTTAGTACCAAACGAACCGCACCCACAATCAATAACATGCCAATTACATCACCGTAAACAACGCCAAGAGCGATAGGTACGCCGAAGTTCATTAATAGTGCCAGCAAAATATAATTTTTGTGTTGCCACATTACGATCTTGTCTTTCTTTAGGTCACGACAGTTTTCGTAATCTTCATACATTGAGGTGTTGTAGTTACGAATCATCCAGCCGATGTGTGAATACCAAAAGCCACGTTTTGCTGAATATGGGTCTTTGTCGTTGTTGTCAACATGCTTGTGGTGAACACGGTGGTCAGAAGACCAGTGTAGAGCGCTGTTCTGTAATGCAAATGCGCCACCCAACGCAAACAGAAATCTTAGGCTTGAATGTGCTTCAAAGGCTTTATGTGACCATAAGCGGTGGTAACCCGTCGTAATTGAAAGATTACAGAACGTAAAACAGATCGCCAGCCATATCCAGTGCTCCATACCATAGCCAAAAAAGTAGCCATAAACGGGAGCCGCGACAACAGCAAGCAGCATACTAAAAGAGAATACAAAAATATTAAGCCAGATTAATGGTGGCTTTTTTGTTGATGGTGTGTCGGCACTATTCATTAGTAAATTTCCATTGGGCTTACATCTGTGCGCTAGAATATCAGCGTACACGTGTAAGTCAAGATTGAAAGTGTAAACGTGTATTAGTATGTTTTGCTTAAATATTGTATAAAGGTAGTGTGAAATGTAGTAGCAAGTCATAAATGGAAGTACTAAGGGCTAATAAATGGAAATTAAGGTAGCTGAATATAAAGATTATGAACGAATCGCCCAATTACATGCGGATAGCTGGAAGCTATATTACCGTGGCATTCTCGCTGACGATTACTTAGAAAGTGATGTTTTAGAGGACAGATCTGTTATTTGGCAGACTCGTTTGATCAACCCTCCTTTTAACCAACATGTTTTATTGCTTGAAGAGGGCGGTTTACTGGTTGGTTTTGTCTGCGCGTTTGGTAATCATAACTTTGAACGTGGCACGTTCATTGATGCGTTACACGTAGACAATAATTATCGTGGCCGAGGTGTAGGCAAGCGTTTACTGTCTGAACTATCTAAGTGGTTGAAGCAATATTACTCGGATTCAGGACTTTACCTAGAAGTGATGTCTGAAAATCACCAAGCCATTGCATTCTATGAAGCGATTGGTGGTAAAGAAGAGCTGGAACAAGTTTGGAATGCACCCTGTGGTAGTCAAGTGAATGAAAAAGTGATTTCTTGGGAGTCGCCACAAGATCTTGAACAGAAAACTGCTAGTGTCGTTTATTCTTAAGCGACTTTTGCGTAGGTAACTCTTATCTTAAAATGAAGCGTGACTGGATTAGACAAAGCCCCAAATCTGCTAGGTTTGGGGCTTTCTCGTTTAGTGATTATCTTGCGTTTTTTTGATTGAAAACGGCAAGTTTTATAGACTTTTCAGTATCTAATTGAGATTGATGACCTGAGAGACGACATTTACGCTCTATCGAATATAGAGCGTGAATACGTTAGAGGCAGATTGATTAACGTTTGTTCTTCAAGTAACGCTTACGACGCTCTTCTTTCTTCTTAATTTGTTGTTCGGCTTTTAGAGCAGCAGCTTCTTCAACTTCGACCAGCTCTTTGGTGATCATCTCCGGTAACTCTAGAGTGACTTTACCTAAAGTACCGTTGCGCAGTTCGTGAAGTAGAATTTCAGAACATTTGTGAAGGTCGATATGACCACCTGCACGAAGTGCACCACGCTTACGACCAATCGCTTCCATCAACTCGATGTCAGACTCTGGCAATTCTTCGATTTGGTAGCGTTCTTTAAGTAGATTCGGGTACTGTTTCGCTAAGTATTCAACCGTATAAAAAGCAACTTCATCGTATTCCATTGCTGTATCTTTAACAGCCCCCGTTGCTGCCAAGCGGAAACCACTGTGTGGGTTTTCTACTTTAGGCCAAAGGATTCCAGGAGTATCTGAAAGGATCACTCCGTTTTGCAAGTTAATGCGTTGTTGGCGACGAGTCACTGCCGGTTGGTTACCCGTTACCGCGATTGTACGTCCAACTAAACAGTTGATAATGGTTGATTTACCTACGTTAGGGATACCCATGATCATCGTGCGAATGTTTTTACCCATCTGTTCACGGTGCGGTGCTAGCTTACGGACTAACTCCATAACATGGTTAACTTCTTCTTTAACGCTGGTGGTAATTGCAATCGCTTTAACACCTTGCTCTTTCTCGAAGTGCTCAATCCAACGCTGAGTCAGTTCAGGATCCGCAAGGTCACGTTTGTTCAACACTTTTACACAAGGCTTATCGCCGCGCAGTGAAGAGATCATTGGGTTTTCACTACTGAACGGAATACGAGCGTCCAGTACTTCGATAATCACATCAACCTGTGGGATAACTTCTTCGATTTCTTTGCGGGCTTTATGCATGTGTCCCGGAAACCATTGAATTGTGTTGTTAACCATTTGAAAATATTGCCTTTTTATTGAGTATCTTTGCTAGGGAAATAGTAAAAACTAAGCGAGGATGATATAAGAATCTATCTATGTCTGACTTTTCCAGCGTTTATAGTGAGATTTTACCACCATAAGTGTGTTGTCGTCGTAAAAATTTAGTTGGATTCACATTTTGGTGGTAGTTGTACGTATAGGTATTGCCATTGGTAAGCGTCTAAACTGTAAACCAAGTCATATTTTGGAATACTCCCCCAGTAATGAGAGTAGGTCGATGTAAAGAGGGATAATACGCGATATTGAATAGTGAAGTGAGCAAACCCAGAGCAAAAGTGATCTGGCTTTGTTATGACTAATCTCTCTTTTCTTAACATTATTAATTGTTGTTTTTTACAATTAACTCAGAATGACGCAATTCCACGCGCAACGCTAGATTGCCGGGAACTAAAATAATTACAAAAATTGCCTTACTGGAAGAAACATGAAAATCAAACCACTCCCGCCTTTAAATAGCTTGGTGGCATTTGAAGCATCTGCTCGGCAACTAAGCTTTACCCTTGCGGCAGAAGAGCTCAACGTGACACAGGGCGCAATAAGCCGCCAAATTCGTCAACTAGAAGAGTACCTTGGCAAAGCCATGTTCACGCGGGCAAACCGCAGTATCAATTTAACGCCAACTGGTCTGCAATATTACCAATCGATCAGTCATTCTTTACTTGATATTGCGCAGGTCACCGGAGAAGTTAAAAAATGGCAAGGAGAGCAAAAAATCACGGTCGCGACGACTAATGCCATGGCGGCCTTATGGCTGCTACCGAAAGTGGCAGAATTTCAAAATGAGCATGACGATATCGATATCCGTATATTGGCCTCAGACAATATCCTCGATTTACGACGCTTAGATTGCGATATCGCACTGTTTTATTGCCGTACGCCTCCGGCTGAGATGGAAGTTACTACGCTCTTTTCTGAAGAAGTTTTTCCTGTGTGTAGTCCTCTTTATATGGAAAAGATCGGTAACCCGACCGAAGCCGAAGAGATCTTCAGTAAAACCTTACTTTATTTGGAAGAGTCCCAGCGAGATTGGGTGAACTGGGAGCAGTGGTTCAGCGGCGTTGATTTACCTAACATGACGCCAAGAAATCGTATGAATATCAATAATTACCCGATGTTGTTACAAGCAGCGATCAACGGACAAGGTATTGCTTTGGCTTGGGGATCGTTGGTAGATGACTATCTGCAAAGCGGCGCGTTAGTTAGACCGGTCGAACACTTACTTTCAACGCCTTCAAAATTTTCTATGCTAGAGCCCAAAGGAAGAGGGTTAGTGCCCGCCAGTGTTAAACGTTTTCGTGAATGGTTGCTTCACCAATTGCCGGACGAAGTGGGTGATAAGGGGTTAGTGTAGTTAATGTGTTTACATGACTGTTTAATGGGAAGCAAAAAATGAAAAGCGGGAAGAGATCTTCCCGCTTTGTTGTTGAATGATGTGGTTTCAGTCGGCGTTGCTCTAAGTCAGAGCCGGTTTTTGTTCTAAGGCACTGTCTTGTTCTGATTTAACTTTAGATTGTGGCATCGCGCCAACCTTCGTTTCAACCATTGGTTCTACAGGGCCATCCAACTTATCTTTCTCTGGGTGAACGTGCTCAGGAAGCATCGCCCAAGGCTTAGGCTCGCGTCGAATGCTATGGAACAGAGTTAAGCTCATTACCGAGATAAAGATCGCGATAGGGAAGCCCGCAATAATAGAGGCAGTCTGCATTGCTTTTAAGCCTCCCGCATACAGCAGTACGCCAGAAATTGCCGCAATCATAACGCCCCATAGTACACGAATGGATTTGGGTGGCTCGCTATCCCCCGCGGCGTCTAACGTACACAGGACCAATGTTCCAGAGTCAGCAGAGGTAATGAAATAGGTCCCAAGAAGCATACAAGCCAGCACACTTAGCAGTTTACCGAACATACCTGTGTCTAGATTATCGAACATGGTAAACAGTGCTCGCGTTGTATCGGCTTTGGTTGCCTCTAGAATCGGACCTCCAGTGAATGGCGCAGGTGCGGCTTGACCGGCTTCTTGTGCGGCAACCACTTGTGCTTCGTGCGCCACACGTGCATCTTGTTCCACTTTCAGTGCTGCGCCGCCAAAGACAGAAATCCATAAGAAAGTGATTAGCGTTGGAACAATTAAAGCACCGCCAATAAGTTCACGAATAGTACGTCCTTTCGAAATCCGCGCGATAAACATACCCACGAACGGTGCCCACGTCATCCACCACGGCCAGTAGTATGCAGTCCACCAGTTTTGCCACCCTGAGTCATTCTGTGTGTCGCTCCATAGGCTCATACCGACAATATTCTGCGCATACAAGCCGGTACTTTCTAGTAGAGTATTGAGAATGTAGCGCGTTGGTCCGATGTAAAGC encodes the following:
- the narQ gene encoding nitrate/nitrite two-component system sensor histidine kinase NarQ → MLIKPVSSVTSTIAKSLLFILLLSVATTGFAIFTLASSLNDAEAVNVAGSMRMQSYRLAHDIQIESVDYDSHIHEFERSLYSPSMTKLVSWNVPTDITEDYYLIIGRWHELKRVLNSEDRKHYLVLVENFVNEIDHFVFKLQQFSENKLIKLAWAGGVGLGGILVISLFVVHFVRKQVVKPLHALVGASQRIKNSDFEVQLEVTNSNELGILTKTFNSMAKDLGVLYRNLEDVVDAKTVELQNANQSLQALYYSSQELTVTRIAPENFRAILQHLASLEGIESLRLEIVDNSGRSLILDEGYDSNCNYEKFEMKLDDNELILGYLYCAYHHGHSTKTLIESFIQLLSRAIYYNRAQKKAEQLIIMEERATIARELHDSLAQSLSYLKIQVTLLKRVVSKLPEHKHREQSEQIASEIGVGLANAYTQLRELLTTFRLSIKEGSFGDALGTMLEQLNERTDAKISLTNNLSSIELDAHSQVHLLQLIREATINAIKHANADLIDVCCINENGEVLVVIKDNGDGFDPSSSKMNHYGMSIMQERAARLNGDLTVEAAKGEGCTVILKYKILKEVQVDDL
- a CDS encoding response regulator gives rise to the protein MTICKVILVDDHPLMRRGISQLLSFEDEFEVIAEASNGTEAIALAHEEEPDLILLDLNMKGMSGLDTLKALRTDGSSANIVILTVSDSPADIEAIVKAGADGYLLKDTEPDELIELLKQAHSGDKAYSDVVARYLSDTVSRKDIFDQLTEREMQILQEVAKGYRNKQIADHLFISESTVKVHMKSLLKKLQVPSRTAATVLYLERYGEMK
- the dcuC gene encoding anaerobic C4-dicarboxylate transporter DcuC, giving the protein MLELLIGLVITIAVGYFIVKGYKAAGVLLTAGLALLLITGLIGHTVLPAKVASTGNVVTDSLEFVKYMLQYRGGGLGMQIMLLCGFASYMTHIGANNVVVKQFSKPLAVIKSPYVLLVAAYIVACLMSLAVSSATGLGVLLMATLFPMMTAMGISRPAAVAVCASPAAIILSPTSGDVVIAAEKSGMSLDVFAVQTVLPVSICAIIVMAAAAFFWNKYLDKKENTPMEKVDVSEIETTAPAFYAALPFLPIIGVFLFNGRTIPGLSLDIYTIVVGSIFVGALIDYVVKKFDGEKTLEDLDSCYQGMAEAFKGVVMLLVAAGVFAQGLMSIGAIDNLIGLAESAGAGGIALMLILTGLTVAAAIATGSGNAPFYAFVELAPSLAAKMGLNPAFLIIPMLQASNLGRTISPVSGVVVATSGMGKISPFEVVKRTSVPVICGLITVIFGTLVLVPMTA
- a CDS encoding GGDEF domain-containing protein, which produces MNRRKFMFDSDTDALFDLHNKRRVLKFIVLVAMLTFLPLIIKNFVIGEAFLALILLSFLATLLIEVYVALYFHKKIIGHLIPLTLITFSIILSVDIFGTLVTYWVFPIITAIVFVIPQRLAIATNGIIILGTSMVALQHQPLSITLRFFLALLCCSFISHFAIEAIRKLQHELRNLSTKDSLTGAFNRYQLETFLQNAADKNMPNQQSPSKSSIAIIDIDYFKQVNDLYGHDVGDQIIKEVVDTVKANTRKSDILFRLGGDEFLLLLIDTSKKEANDIVKHFSNLVSAGRNSAPCQINLSIGIAELISNEEIDTWMKRADEALYAAKHNGRNQVHIYDTACSSTQANSLGTKIN
- a CDS encoding acyl-CoA desaturase, with translation MNSADTPSTKKPPLIWLNIFVFSFSMLLAVVAAPVYGYFFGYGMEHWIWLAICFTFCNLSITTGYHRLWSHKAFEAHSSLRFLFALGGAFALQNSALHWSSDHRVHHKHVDNNDKDPYSAKRGFWYSHIGWMIRNYNTSMYEDYENCRDLKKDKIVMWQHKNYILLALLMNFGVPIALGVVYGDVIGMLLIVGAVRLVLNHHTTFFINSLAHIWGSQPFTDKNTARDNGVLAVLTFGEGYHNFHHIFENDYRNGIYWWQYDPTKWLIKSASLMGLASKLKKTPQARIEKAEASMLLKRTQQKIMHRADKQQIADKLQKEFDALVSNMNEYYAVKKQLLESKREDVVKKYEHSVLKVRYQQIKMNFEQQKKNWAMTVEQYA
- a CDS encoding GNAT family N-acetyltransferase, encoding MEIKVAEYKDYERIAQLHADSWKLYYRGILADDYLESDVLEDRSVIWQTRLINPPFNQHVLLLEEGGLLVGFVCAFGNHNFERGTFIDALHVDNNYRGRGVGKRLLSELSKWLKQYYSDSGLYLEVMSENHQAIAFYEAIGGKEELEQVWNAPCGSQVNEKVISWESPQDLEQKTASVVYS
- the ylqF gene encoding ribosome biogenesis GTPase YlqF is translated as MVNNTIQWFPGHMHKARKEIEEVIPQVDVIIEVLDARIPFSSENPMISSLRGDKPCVKVLNKRDLADPELTQRWIEHFEKEQGVKAIAITTSVKEEVNHVMELVRKLAPHREQMGKNIRTMIMGIPNVGKSTIINCLVGRTIAVTGNQPAVTRRQQRINLQNGVILSDTPGILWPKVENPHSGFRLAATGAVKDTAMEYDEVAFYTVEYLAKQYPNLLKERYQIEELPESDIELMEAIGRKRGALRAGGHIDLHKCSEILLHELRNGTLGKVTLELPEMITKELVEVEEAAALKAEQQIKKKEERRKRYLKNKR
- a CDS encoding LysR substrate-binding domain-containing protein, producing the protein MKIKPLPPLNSLVAFEASARQLSFTLAAEELNVTQGAISRQIRQLEEYLGKAMFTRANRSINLTPTGLQYYQSISHSLLDIAQVTGEVKKWQGEQKITVATTNAMAALWLLPKVAEFQNEHDDIDIRILASDNILDLRRLDCDIALFYCRTPPAEMEVTTLFSEEVFPVCSPLYMEKIGNPTEAEEIFSKTLLYLEESQRDWVNWEQWFSGVDLPNMTPRNRMNINNYPMLLQAAINGQGIALAWGSLVDDYLQSGALVRPVEHLLSTPSKFSMLEPKGRGLVPASVKRFREWLLHQLPDEVGDKGLV
- a CDS encoding BCCT family transporter codes for the protein MRATSGILKGLNPTVTIASKIVVIGFVLFCAILANQAGQYFETISGILLQNMKWFYIGLVSLVVGFLIYLMVSRYGHIRLSKDDEKPEFSYLSWISMLFSGGMGIGLIFWSVAEPMWHYADNPFSQGLTNEAATTSMKLTFFHWGLHPWSVFIIVALALSYFSYRKDLPFTLRSILHPLIGDRIYGPIGHTVDILTVAVTAFGISQTLGMGVIQINSGLNQAFGLGISLGTQLFIIVALCTCAVASVLSGVGKGIRRLSEWNMLLSLMLVLVVLYIGPTRYILNTLLESTGLYAQNIVGMSLWSDTQNDSGWQNWWTAYYWPWWMTWAPFVGMFIARISKGRTIRELIGGALIVPTLITFLWISVFGGAALKVEQDARVAHEAQVVAAQEAGQAAPAPFTGGPILEATKADTTRALFTMFDNLDTGMFGKLLSVLACMLLGTYFITSADSGTLVLCTLDAAGDSEPPKSIRVLWGVMIAAISGVLLYAGGLKAMQTASIIAGFPIAIFISVMSLTLFHSIRREPKPWAMLPEHVHPEKDKLDGPVEPMVETKVGAMPQSKVKSEQDSALEQKPALT